Proteins encoded by one window of Rutidosis leptorrhynchoides isolate AG116_Rl617_1_P2 chromosome 7, CSIRO_AGI_Rlap_v1, whole genome shotgun sequence:
- the LOC139857204 gene encoding uncharacterized protein gives MTLNLTSPWPNRFYLHSNTHHHQTISKPHVFYTFRYPNHNRIKASLSESYHSNAAVNDDDISDVSNINDDDYELIISKTSAAKDASEALQVFGEMTKRNCGVVSTSDCCSIISSSIDRNNADLALSIFKAMRSSFSSGDDGDRLRWSRPDVNTYTLLVRGLAALLRVSDALRIIDNVCRVGVSPGEEVPFGKIVRCPSCMIAVAVAQPQNGIQIVSCYKCRYQYELVSGSIISIESEEISMDVPTWKRGLQFLQLVKQDTPAAVHSIVVQTPSGMARTHRFATKTVDLPAQEGERVTIAVAAPSSVYREVGPLKFSPKSPNYYPGEPMCLTNHLNGKESLLMRAPTQNGGLSLFSPTIFFPLLAVLGTGDVASGMIDPSLPQFISVAAVSSIAVGATLNGLVFPQFNRLPQRLVEAVAIRQKLLAQYDTLQCRIKDLKEAAENEVWILARMCQLENKIVAVGEPSYRARRNKVKRVREGLESSLKSRIELIESYARISSMIEIEVELDSDVLAAEAASSVESVAQQIEQIMELENLEERWRIQAEANDEVENLLSSEIIPSQQVSDI, from the exons ATGACGCTCAACTTAACTTCTCCATGGCCAAATCGTTTCTATCTTCACTCCAATACTCACCATCACCAAACCATTTCAAAACCTCATGTTTTTTACACTTTCCGTTATCCGAATCATAACAGGATCAAGGCTTCTTTAAGTGAAAGCTATCATTCAAATGCTgcagttaatgatgatgatattagtgatgttagtaatattaatgatgatgattatgagctAATTATTAGTAAAACCTCTGCTGCAAAAGATGCAAGTGAAGCACTCCAAGTGTTCGGTGAAATGACTAAGAGAAATTGTGGTGTCGTCAGCACGTCTGATTGCTGTTCAATTATTTCGTCATCAATTGATCGGAATAATGCTGATCTGGCATTGTCTATTTTTAAAGCCATGCGATCCAGTTTCAGTTCcg GCGATGATGGTGATAGATTAAGGTGGTCGAGACCTGATGTAAATACGTACACATTGTTGGTTCGTGGTCTCGCTGCATTGTTGAGGGTTTCAGATGCACTTAGGATCATTGATAATGTCTGTCGAGTGGGTGTATCTCCtggtgaagag GTCCCGTTTGGTAAGATTGTAAGATGTCCTAGTTGCATGATAGCTGTTGCTGTTGCACAACCACAAAATGGTATTCAG ATTGTGTCCTGCTACAAATGCCGTTATCAATACGAGCTTGTTTCCGGGAGCATAATAAGCATCGAGTCTGAAGAAATCAG CATGGATGTGCCAACATGGAAACGGGGCCTACAGTTCTTGCAGCTTGTGAAACAAGATACTCCAGCTGCAGTTCACTCCATTGTC GTCCAAACTCCATCTGGTATGGCTCGTACACACAGATTTGCAACTAAAACAGTTGATCTCCCTGCACAAGAAGGTGAACGTGTAACAATTGCTGTAGCAGCTCCATCAAGTGTCTACAGGGAAGTGGGCCCCTTAAAATTTAGTCCCAAATCTCCCAACTACTACCCTGGTGAACCGATGTGCCTAACAAACCATTTAAACGGTAAAGAATCGCTATTAATGCGGGCCCCTACTCAAAATGGAGGACTATCCCTATTTAGCCCTACCATCTTCTTTCCACTTTTAGCTGTTTTAGGCACGGGAGATGTGGCCTCCGGAATGATAGACCCCAGCTTGCCTCAATTTATTTCAGTTGCTGCTGTTTCGTCTATAGCTGTTGGTGCCACTTTAAACGGTCTGGTGTTCCCGCAGTTTAATCGA CTACCTCAAAGGCTTGTAGAAGCAGTTGCTATAAGGCAGAAACTATTGGCTCAGTACGACACACTTCAATGTCGCATTAAGGATTTAAAAGAAGCTGCTGAAAATGAG GTATGGATTTTGGCTCGTATGTGCCAGCTGGAAAACAAAATTGTTGCTGTCGGAGAACCTTCTTATCG TGCACGGAGAAATAAAGTCAAAAGGGTGCGTGAAGGATTGGAAAGTTCACTGAAATCACGAATCGAACTAATTGAAAGCTACGCAAGA ATATCTTCAATGATTGAAATTGAAGTGGAACTGGACTCAGATGTTCTTGCTGCTGAAGCTGCTAGCAGTGTG GAGAGTGTTGCTCAACAGATAGAACAGATAATGGAGCTTGAGAATCTCGAAGAG AGATGGAGAATACAAGCAGAGGCAAATGATGAGGTGGAAAATCTTCTTAGTTCCGAAATCATACCATCACAACAGGTCTCAGATATATAA